From the genome of Candidatus Binatus sp., one region includes:
- a CDS encoding rhodanese-like domain-containing protein, with amino-acid sequence MREIRHRELAQIRASGGAQIVDVLPSHEYGAAHIRGAVHIPLRRIIRDAPGSLDRTRPVVVYCRDCLCDLSARAGTQLELLGFTEVRHYFRGKADWIVRGLPTDPPTPLSERIRALPYFVNNLAPGLRSGWIRYSDRVRAGEFTGDDENLVRLGPEDSVAPASPDSPTPRAVVLTPDGVLLGAIEQSESAPRALAAMNPGPQTIRPDMTPRLAAKLMASNPYLIVTTAMGNYLGRYLAPQAQRSRSRSF; translated from the coding sequence GTGCGCGAGATTCGGCATCGCGAGCTTGCCCAGATACGCGCCTCCGGCGGCGCGCAAATTGTTGACGTGCTTCCGTCGCACGAGTACGGCGCCGCGCATATCCGCGGCGCCGTTCACATTCCGCTCCGCCGCATTATCCGCGACGCGCCCGGGTCTTTGGACCGCACGCGCCCGGTCGTTGTCTATTGCCGCGATTGCTTGTGCGACCTCAGCGCGCGAGCTGGGACGCAGCTCGAGCTGCTGGGATTCACCGAGGTCCGCCACTACTTCCGGGGCAAGGCCGATTGGATCGTCCGCGGATTGCCCACCGATCCACCGACGCCGCTCTCAGAGCGGATACGCGCGCTTCCTTATTTCGTCAACAATCTCGCGCCCGGCCTGCGCTCCGGTTGGATTCGCTATTCGGACCGCGTGCGCGCCGGCGAGTTCACGGGCGACGACGAAAACCTCGTCCGCCTCGGCCCCGAAGATTCCGTTGCGCCGGCCTCGCCCGATTCGCCGACGCCGCGCGCCGTCGTGCTCACTCCCGATGGAGTCCTGCTCGGCGCGATCGAACAATCCGAGTCCGCACCGCGCGCGCTCGCGGCGATGAATCCCGGTCCGCAAACGATTCGCCCCGACATGACGCCGCGGCTCGCCGCGAAACTGATGGCCTCGAATCCGTACCTGATTGTGACGACCGCAATGGGAAACTATCTCGGCCGGTACCTCGCGCCCCAAGCTCAGCGGTCCCGCTCCCGTTCCTTCTGA